Proteins encoded in a region of the Magallana gigas chromosome 8, xbMagGiga1.1, whole genome shotgun sequence genome:
- the LOC105318965 gene encoding uncharacterized protein, which produces MDFSWSTCFICFLAIFPDSMGSKYLTVIKSLPGTIYFGTRSELIGKSVTANKVQNSFSPLLQLLQQDQFSFDMELCDLVAITRGSFVVADKDEPQSGVMFQCFKQPVDSLVIREIITIMATNLRYEQMFQNQVSRSFG; this is translated from the exons ATGGATTTCTCTTGGTCgacttgttttatttgttttctcgCCATTTTTCCAG attccaTGGGATCCAAGTATCTCACGGTGATCAAGTCACTCCCTGGGACCATCTACTTCGGGACTCGGTCCGAACTCATCGGCAAGTCCGTTACAGCTAACAAAGTCCAGAATTCCTTCTCCCCTCTCCTACAACTTCTCCAACAGGACCAGTTTAGCTTTGACATGGAATTGTGCGACCTGGTTGCAATCACCAGGGGATCCTTTGTTGTGGCCGACAAAGACGAACCACAATCAG GAGTGATGTTTCAATGTTTCAAACAACCAGTTGATTCTTTAGTTATAAGAGAAATTATCACCATAATGGCAACCAATCTG AGGTACGAACAGATGTTCCAGAACCAGGTTTCGAGGTCATTCGGCTGA
- the LOC136271063 gene encoding uncharacterized protein, with protein MDYSWSTCFICLLAIFPDSMGQKYLTVFKSLPGTIYFGTRSELIGKSVTANKVQNSFSPLLRPLQQDQFSFDMELCDLVAITRGSFVVADKDEPQSGVMFQCFKQPVDSLVISEIITIMATNLMYEQMFQNQVSRSFG; from the exons ATGGATTACTCTTGGTCGACTtgttttatttgtcttctcgCCATTTTTCCAG attccATGGGACAAAAGTATCTCACGGTGTTCAAGTCACTCCCTGGGACGATCTACTTCGGGACTCGGTCCGAACTCATCGGCAAGTCCGTTACAGCTAACAAAGTCCAGAATTCCTTCTCCCCTCTCCTACGACCTCTCCAACAGGACCAGTTTAGCTTTGACATGGAGTTGTGCGACCTGGTTGCGATCACCAGGGGATCCTTTGTTGTGGCCGACAAAGACGAACCACAATCAG GAGTGATGTTTCAATGTTTCAAACAACCAGTTGATTCTTTAGTTATAAGTGAAATTATCACCATAATGGCAACCAATCTG ATGTACGAACAGATGTTCCAGAACCAGGTTTCGAGGTCATTCGGCTGA